One genomic window of Niveibacterium sp. SC-1 includes the following:
- a CDS encoding glycoside hydrolase family 2 TIM barrel-domain containing protein, producing the protein MDLNTAMRLYRTRMSEFPVGQRIKQVAIAGVAALLVACGSNDSNGPKMDSDLAAANDFMSSRTRSFDEDWKFYKGSLGADQASLVGFDDSGWRRLDLPHDWSIEDLEGGSTDGAATSQPSNLFVFEQPSLTASAPQRIGPYDAKLTEGDRQTGRVLGGEGWYRKHFAFTPSDKQRVSVRFDGVYQNSDVWINGQHLGFHPYGYTEFTYDLTPYLKSGDNVIAVRVQNIGKNSRWYSGSGIYRHTWLTTTDTLNIPVYGVGLTTQSLSANGASVNTTVTVQNSSSASQAGSVRAMFFDADGTEVGSARADLGSVAAGAAKDVALTLNVPNAHPWSPDTPYLYTAVVQVMVNDTIKDQIVEKFGVRTIQVSATDGLLLNGKPIKLRGANVHHDNGPLGAVSLDDQERWRLSTLKNAGFNSVRTAHNPPSQAMLKAADELGVILLDEFVDMWDVQKNDNDYHLYFADWWQKDVTAWILASRNHPSVGIWSIANEIYDAGAAESIGAQLMTKVRSLDGSRPIMQGGGQGIIDRFNSPTTASYVDIGDIHYQLSFAKEHQAFPNKTWMQSESYPAAAYDHWKLVTDNNFVIGDFVWAGWDYMGEAGMNVPRLIPADSGSETAFLGLTSQANAQAFGSQAGGVWGPYPWFAAGDGDFDLIGQVAPQHLYRRVVWGDSQIEMAVARPVSGGRQQQAFNFGWFDELESWTWDQPEGTKMRVHVYTSADKIDLFLDGNLLESRTLSDSDKRIGSFWVAYHPGTLRAVAYRNGTEIGRKELVTTEAPAALVLSADVQSMSTSRDSLAHVLVQVVDAQGRLVPDAVVRVNVSVSGGELAAMGSGNAHNVDSFKSGKRYSYHGKAMAYVRPSKTPGKIVVTASADGLRSATLELSARN; encoded by the coding sequence ATGGACCTGAATACCGCGATGCGTTTGTATCGCACAAGGATGTCGGAATTTCCTGTTGGACAGCGAATAAAGCAAGTCGCTATCGCAGGCGTCGCGGCATTGCTGGTTGCGTGTGGCTCGAATGATTCGAACGGTCCGAAGATGGACTCGGATCTGGCTGCGGCGAATGATTTCATGAGTAGTCGCACCCGATCATTCGACGAGGACTGGAAGTTCTACAAAGGGTCCCTTGGCGCCGACCAGGCTTCCCTGGTCGGCTTCGACGACAGTGGCTGGCGCAGGCTTGACCTCCCGCATGACTGGAGCATCGAGGACCTCGAAGGGGGCAGCACGGATGGCGCGGCGACCTCGCAGCCGTCGAATCTGTTCGTGTTCGAGCAACCGTCCCTGACCGCCTCTGCACCGCAACGCATCGGCCCTTACGACGCGAAGCTTACCGAGGGCGACAGACAAACCGGACGCGTATTGGGCGGCGAGGGCTGGTACAGGAAGCACTTCGCCTTTACACCGTCCGACAAGCAACGCGTGTCGGTCCGGTTCGACGGCGTGTATCAGAACTCGGATGTGTGGATCAACGGGCAGCATCTCGGATTCCATCCCTATGGCTACACCGAGTTCACCTATGACCTCACGCCGTATTTGAAGTCGGGCGACAACGTCATTGCCGTCCGGGTCCAGAACATCGGCAAGAACAGTCGCTGGTATTCCGGTTCCGGCATTTACCGGCACACCTGGCTGACGACGACGGATACCTTGAACATCCCTGTTTACGGTGTGGGCCTGACGACGCAGTCGCTGAGCGCCAACGGGGCGTCGGTCAATACGACGGTTACCGTTCAGAACAGCTCGTCGGCAAGTCAGGCCGGGAGCGTTCGCGCAATGTTCTTCGATGCCGACGGAACAGAAGTCGGGTCAGCCCGGGCCGACCTGGGAAGCGTCGCCGCTGGTGCAGCGAAAGATGTTGCTCTGACGCTGAATGTGCCCAATGCGCATCCATGGTCCCCCGATACGCCCTATCTCTACACCGCCGTCGTCCAGGTCATGGTCAATGACACGATCAAGGACCAGATTGTCGAGAAGTTCGGGGTTCGCACCATTCAGGTCAGCGCGACCGACGGCCTGCTCCTCAACGGAAAGCCGATCAAGCTGCGCGGCGCCAATGTCCACCACGACAATGGCCCGCTTGGTGCGGTGTCGCTCGACGACCAGGAGCGCTGGCGGCTTTCCACGCTGAAGAATGCCGGTTTCAATTCGGTCCGGACTGCCCACAACCCTCCCAGCCAGGCAATGCTCAAGGCCGCGGACGAACTCGGCGTGATTCTGCTGGATGAGTTTGTGGACATGTGGGATGTCCAGAAGAACGACAACGACTATCACCTGTATTTCGCCGACTGGTGGCAAAAGGACGTGACGGCGTGGATCCTGGCATCCCGCAATCATCCTTCGGTCGGCATCTGGTCGATCGCCAACGAAATCTATGACGCAGGCGCCGCAGAATCCATTGGCGCTCAGTTGATGACGAAAGTGCGCTCACTGGATGGCAGCCGGCCGATCATGCAGGGCGGCGGGCAGGGGATCATCGACCGCTTCAACTCACCAACCACCGCGTCCTATGTCGATATCGGGGACATCCACTATCAGCTGTCCTTTGCCAAGGAACACCAGGCTTTCCCGAACAAAACCTGGATGCAATCCGAGAGCTACCCTGCTGCCGCCTACGATCACTGGAAGCTGGTCACGGACAACAACTTCGTCATCGGGGACTTTGTCTGGGCCGGATGGGACTACATGGGCGAGGCGGGAATGAACGTCCCGCGCCTGATCCCGGCGGACAGCGGTAGCGAGACGGCGTTTCTGGGTCTGACGAGTCAAGCGAACGCGCAAGCCTTTGGGAGTCAAGCCGGCGGAGTCTGGGGACCGTACCCCTGGTTCGCGGCAGGGGATGGCGACTTCGACCTGATCGGCCAGGTCGCACCTCAGCACCTGTATCGACGCGTTGTCTGGGGCGACAGCCAGATCGAAATGGCGGTCGCACGTCCGGTCTCGGGCGGTCGCCAACAACAGGCGTTCAACTTCGGATGGTTCGACGAACTGGAAAGCTGGACGTGGGATCAGCCTGAAGGCACGAAGATGCGGGTGCACGTCTATACCAGTGCGGACAAGATCGATCTTTTCCTCGACGGGAATCTGCTCGAATCCCGCACGCTGTCCGACAGCGACAAGCGGATCGGCTCCTTCTGGGTTGCCTACCATCCGGGCACCCTGCGTGCGGTCGCCTACCGCAACGGTACCGAGATCGGCCGAAAGGAACTGGTCACCACGGAAGCCCCGGCTGCACTCGTGCTCTCCGCCGACGTGCAAAGCATGAGCACGAGCCGCGACTCACTGGCACACGTGCTGGTGCAGGTGGTCGACGCCCAGGGCCGTCTCGTCCCGGATGCGGTGGTTCGCGTCAATGTCTCCGTCTCGGGTGGCGAGCTGGCGGCGATGGGGAGTGGCAACGCGCACAACGTCGACAGCTTCAAGAGCGGCAAGCGCTACTCCTACCACGGCAAGGCGATGGCCTATGTCCGTCCGTCGAAGACACCGGGCAAGATCGTCGTGACGGCAAGCGCAGACGGCCTGAGGTCGGCAACGCTGGAATTGAGCGCCAGGAACTGA
- a CDS encoding AzlD domain-containing protein encodes MSENLRIGLTMLACGLITFLIRLSFLALGERFAPGEGARRALHYVPPAVLCALIAPDVLMPAGSLDISLANTHLLAALCAAVVALASRSVLATVCSGLVALWVLQRWL; translated from the coding sequence ATGAGCGAGAACCTGCGCATTGGGCTCACGATGCTCGCCTGCGGGCTGATCACCTTCCTGATCCGCCTTTCCTTCCTCGCCCTCGGTGAGCGCTTCGCGCCGGGCGAGGGCGCGCGTCGTGCCCTGCACTATGTGCCACCCGCGGTGCTCTGCGCGCTGATCGCACCCGACGTACTCATGCCCGCCGGGAGCCTCGACATCAGTCTCGCCAACACGCACCTGCTCGCAGCCCTCTGCGCGGCAGTCGTGGCGCTTGCCAGCCGCAGTGTGCTGGCCACGGTGTGCAGCGGACTGGTGGCCTTGTGGGTGTTGCAACGCTGGCTCTAG
- a CDS encoding AzlC family ABC transporter permease, producing the protein MQEPASSAARAADAEVVAGARGESPASNGPWAALAGASPRAECLAGVRAELPLLLGVIPFGLIFGAIGLAAGLPAWAVVAMSSVVFGGSSQVVFAQLWGVAPPSVITATVGVVNLRHALYSATLTEWFAGLPWRWKLTLAYLLTDEAYVPAIGRLRDGPPSPHAHWFLFGTGITLWTTWQLATLAGVLIGAAIPASWSLGFSIPLTFIALVVPALHRRSEIFAALVAVCVAILAQGLPHRLWIIAAAAAGIAAGIAAEIAAQIAGRALKDRAR; encoded by the coding sequence ATGCAGGAACCCGCATCGTCCGCCGCGCGGGCCGCGGACGCCGAAGTCGTTGCGGGCGCAAGGGGCGAGAGCCCTGCCTCGAACGGACCCTGGGCTGCCCTTGCCGGCGCCTCGCCGCGTGCGGAATGCCTTGCAGGCGTGCGCGCCGAGCTGCCGCTCCTGCTGGGCGTCATACCCTTCGGCCTGATCTTTGGGGCGATCGGCCTGGCCGCGGGCCTACCCGCCTGGGCAGTGGTAGCGATGTCCTCTGTGGTCTTCGGCGGGTCATCGCAGGTGGTGTTCGCGCAGCTGTGGGGCGTGGCGCCGCCCTCGGTCATCACCGCCACCGTGGGCGTGGTGAACCTGCGCCATGCGCTCTATAGCGCAACGCTCACCGAATGGTTCGCCGGCCTGCCCTGGCGCTGGAAGCTCACGCTCGCCTACCTGCTGACCGATGAAGCCTATGTGCCGGCGATCGGACGCCTGCGCGACGGGCCACCCTCGCCGCATGCCCATTGGTTCCTCTTCGGCACTGGCATCACCTTGTGGACCACCTGGCAGCTCGCGACCCTCGCCGGTGTGCTGATCGGCGCAGCGATCCCGGCTTCCTGGTCGCTGGGCTTCTCGATCCCGCTGACTTTCATTGCGCTCGTCGTGCCTGCGCTGCACAGGCGCAGCGAGATCTTCGCTGCACTGGTCGCCGTCTGCGTCGCGATCCTCGCCCAGGGGCTGCCGCACCGTCTCTGGATCATCGCCGCAGCGGCCGCGGGCATCGCGGCCGGTATTGCGGCCGAGATCGCGGCTCAAATCGCCGGACGCGCCCTGAAGGACCGAGCCCGATGA
- a CDS encoding YqaE/Pmp3 family membrane protein, with amino-acid sequence MRLLLAILLPFAVFFTIGRPIAGIICLILQITIVGWLPAAIWAVYALGQYKTDRKIEDALSRKG; translated from the coding sequence ATGCGTCTGCTGCTCGCGATCCTGTTGCCCTTCGCGGTCTTCTTCACCATTGGTCGTCCGATCGCAGGAATCATCTGCCTGATCCTGCAGATCACGATCGTCGGCTGGCTGCCCGCCGCGATCTGGGCGGTGTACGCGCTGGGCCAGTACAAGACCGATCGCAAGATCGAAGACGCGCTCTCGCGCAAGGGCTGA
- a CDS encoding nitrate/sulfonate/bicarbonate ABC transporter ATP-binding protein: MDTPVDTQAKAILDLQGIGKSFRGAGGVPRTVLEGVDFRLADGEIVALLGQSGSGKSTLLRIMAGLIPADQGVLTYGGKSMHGPARGIGMVFQSFALFPWLTVQQNVELGMEARGVAPGERAKKAEAAIALIGLSGFEGALPRELSGGMRQRVGIARALVTEPNVLLMDEAFSALDVLTAERLRDEILELWEAGQFPARAILVVSHNIEEAVMMADRVVVFDANPGRIRAELAIDLPRPRDADSLEIRERIDEVYALMTGSARRPARTAAAAVPAWAEVLPDADVGRMEAVLELLMDEPFRGIADLPQFAAQSELPDEELLPAAEALRQLGLVHMARGDITATPLGRRYCEGDNALRQELFGQQLIEHVPLVAHIRNGLEEAPNGELREERLLGQLTRSLDEASAARTLSTVIEWARYGEVFEYDYPTGTLSLPDGRA, from the coding sequence ATGGATACTCCCGTGGATACCCAGGCCAAGGCCATCCTCGACCTGCAGGGCATCGGCAAGTCCTTCCGCGGCGCGGGCGGTGTGCCGCGCACCGTGCTCGAAGGCGTGGACTTCCGCCTCGCGGACGGCGAGATCGTCGCGTTGCTGGGGCAGTCGGGCTCGGGCAAGTCCACCCTCCTGCGCATCATGGCGGGCCTGATCCCGGCCGACCAAGGCGTGCTCACTTACGGCGGCAAGTCCATGCATGGGCCGGCGCGCGGCATCGGCATGGTCTTCCAGTCCTTCGCGCTCTTCCCCTGGCTCACCGTGCAGCAGAACGTGGAGCTGGGCATGGAGGCGCGCGGCGTCGCGCCCGGCGAGCGCGCGAAGAAGGCCGAGGCGGCGATCGCGCTCATCGGCCTCTCCGGTTTCGAAGGCGCGCTGCCGCGCGAACTCTCCGGTGGCATGCGCCAGCGCGTGGGCATCGCCCGCGCCCTGGTGACCGAACCCAATGTGCTGCTGATGGACGAGGCCTTCTCGGCGCTCGACGTGCTCACCGCCGAGCGTCTGCGCGACGAGATCCTGGAACTGTGGGAGGCGGGCCAGTTCCCGGCCCGCGCGATCCTGGTGGTCTCGCACAACATCGAAGAGGCCGTGATGATGGCCGACCGCGTCGTGGTCTTCGACGCCAACCCCGGCCGTATCCGCGCCGAACTGGCGATCGACCTGCCGCGCCCGCGCGATGCCGACAGCCTGGAGATCCGCGAGCGCATCGACGAGGTCTACGCGCTCATGACCGGTTCGGCGCGTCGCCCCGCGCGCACCGCGGCGGCCGCGGTGCCGGCCTGGGCGGAAGTGCTGCCCGATGCGGACGTCGGGCGCATGGAAGCGGTGCTGGAACTCTTGATGGACGAGCCCTTCCGCGGCATCGCCGACCTGCCGCAGTTCGCCGCCCAGTCCGAACTGCCGGACGAGGAATTGCTGCCCGCCGCCGAGGCGCTGCGCCAGCTCGGCCTGGTGCACATGGCGCGCGGCGACATCACCGCCACGCCCCTGGGGCGCCGCTACTGCGAAGGCGACAATGCCCTGCGCCAGGAGCTCTTCGGCCAGCAGCTGATCGAGCATGTGCCACTGGTGGCGCACATCCGCAACGGCCTGGAAGAGGCGCCCAACGGCGAGCTGCGCGAGGAACGCCTCCTCGGCCAGCTCACCCGCAGCCTGGACGAGGCCAGCGCCGCGCGGACGCTCTCTACCGTGATCGAATGGGCCCGCTATGGCGAGGTCTTCGAGTACGACTATCCCACCGGCACGCTGAGCCTGCCGGACGGCCGCGCCTGA